The Candidatus Cloacimonadota bacterium genomic interval CTGCCATCGTAGGTAAGAAATGGGGTTTGTTCGTTTCCGGAAGAATTAATTACCGGACCCAGATTGATGGGGTCAGACCAGGCATCTCCGGCAAATTCGCTCATCCAGATATCGAAGCCACCATATCCACCATCTCGAGACGAAGTAAAAAACAAAAGCTCATCGTTGAATACATAGGGATGTGCTTCCACATAAGGTGAATTTACAAGATCCAATGGTTGTGGATTTCCCCATTGGGATCCATCCCATACAGAAGTAAATATATCACCATCGAGTTGTCCACGTTTGTAATTCCCAAACAGGTAGGCAGTGTTTCCATCTAGCGAAAAAGAACCTATGGCTTCATTCTTGTCGGTATTGAGTTCTTCCACCTCGTAGGGACGCCCCCATCCAGTGGCAAGCCGCTCGCTGCGCCAGATATTTTCTTTTTCGTTTCTTGCAGGGCTAAGAGACGTGTAATAGAGATACTTACCATCTGGACTAACGACGGTACCGTAGTCAGAATTTCTGCTTTGTAAGTATTTTGGAATGTCTCTTAACGAGATTTTTTCGAATATCCGGTGTTGACGATTAAGGATTTTTAAGTAATCCTCTGTTTCAGTGCGAAACTCATTGTCGCTGCTTTGCAGGTATTTATTTAACCAAATCCGGGCATTTAAGGTATCGCTTTGGGCTATGTATAGACGCCCCAGCCAGAAATGATACTTGGGCACACTGGAATTTGCCGCTTTATCTGCCGCCAGGAATTCTCTTGCTGCACTTTGATAATCACCACGGTGATAGTATTCAATTCCGCTGATGGCATAACGCTCTCCCTGCAAGCCAATGGCTGCCAGCAGACCGATTCCGGCAATAAAAGCTACCAGAATAAGCAGTTTTCTTACATTGTTTGGATACATCATCTTCACCTCCTCAGAATCTGAGGATCAGGCCAAGCAGATGATCGTCGCCAAAGATGTCATGATTACCAATGCGATATGCATAATCGATCTGGAAATTGCGGAAACGAATTCCAGCGCCTGCACTGAAGCGGTTATCGTTGAAACCAACTCTTAACCCGGTTTGGAAATGACTGAAGAGATCTGCCCAGGCATTGCGTTCCTGCACATTTAATACAGAAAGTTTGGAATCTGCTTCAGTATCTCTGCCAATGGATGTCCAGTATTCGGCACCGAATATGAAATATGGATCTTCTTCTTTCTCGTAGTGCATATCGGCAGCTAAGGTTACGCCCAAGAAAGGATAGGCGGTAACTCCGGCTTGAATTTGATAAGGAATAGCATCATCAGCCAAAGTTCCATAAATATCCCTAAGCATGATTCCCGCTTCGAGATATTGGTTGATATCGTATTTTGCGCCTAAGTCTAAGCCAAAACCCATTTCTGTATCGCCATCGATAGACGATGTATAAAGCTTGGGACTAATGCCGTAACTCAGTTTCTTGTAGCGATGGGCATAACTTAGCGCAATATTGTTTTCAGAATTGCTAAAAACGCCAGTATCGTTGTTACTTGCATCTGTGCCAATGATATCCGATACTCCAGCATTAATCCAATTAAGAGCAAGTACGCCAAAACCAAAACGTTTGGCTACCGCAGCATGTTGATGGGTACGGTCGTAACCCATATTAAGAGCATAAGTTGTAGTAAACTCAATATCCTTGAGATAACTGAGACCCGCAGGATTCCAATAAGCCGCAGTAACATCCTTTGCTGTGGCAGTACCTGCTTCACCCATGGCAATAATACGCGCGCCTATACCCATACGGATATAGGCGGCGGCTGAATTATTTACATCCCCGGCAAAAATTGGGAGTGCCAGGATCATGAGGCAACTGAGTGTCACAAGCTTCTTTATCATGTTTGTTTTCATGGTTTTCATCTTAGCCTCCTTATTTTACCGAGATTTTGATGACTTTTTCGGTTCGTTTAGCACTATCGCTGGCTTGAATGCGGGCAAAGTAAGTTCCCCTGCCAACCTTTAGACCGCTATCGTTTTTAAGATTCCAAGTAATCTCAACGAGATTGGTGTTTAGATTGCTTCCTGTAAGAGTGCGTATCTTTTTGCCGGCGAAATCGAAAATGCTGATTGTTATCTGTACATTATCGTTGCGAGAGAGCTTCACTTGGAAGGTTGTGCTGTTTTCCGCAGGATTGGGATATACTCTCGAGCTTTCCGTAATCTCCAAATCTGAGCTTTGATATTCAGCACTGGTAACTCCACTCTGTTCACTTTCCATACCGTCATAAACGGCAGTAACATAATATTGATAACTCATATTGTTGCTTATTGCGTAATCATCATAGTAATGATCACTTCCTATGGTTTGGCTAACTGGAACAATCTCGCTATTCAATTGGCTAAATGAACTTTCGTTTGTAGCTTTTCGATACACATTAAATCCATCTAAACCACGCACATTGGGATTATCCCACAATACCCTAACGTATCCTTCATAAGTAACAGTCCGTACATTCATCGGCAGTAAGAGGAAAGAGTATACTCTTTCGCTGATACCGCTGGCAATCCAATCCTGTTTGAAAGCTTTGGCACGGATTGTGAAGCCTTGCGCCAATTCGGGAACTGTAATTGCTTCGGTGTAGAGCGTCGATGCCTCAGTAGGATCGGTGCCATCTGTGCTATAGTAGATTTTCACATCTCCGATGTCAGGATCTGTGCTCAAAGTAACCTGCAGACCATTTGCGGTATCCCCACTATTGCCATATAAACCCGAAGGATAATTGAATTCTGGTTCTGGAAGGGTTCCGGTAACTTTGTAAGTTGCCGTTAATACCGATGAGGGAATCCAGCCTTCACTAAAACCGCTTACCTTCAAAACAAAGTTCTCGGAATTTGTTGGAACGGTTATCGGAGTAGTGTACGCTACAGACTGTTCAGTAGGATCGCTACCATCTATGGTATAACGAAGTAGAGCATTGTTCGGGATAGCCGGTGCCAACAAGGAAATCTGCTGAGCGGTTGTGTATGTATTCGGTGCGGGACTAAACATATCGTCCGCAAGCACTACCGTGCCGGTCATATTGTACACGGCTGTATAAACCGGACTACTTATCCAGTTTTCTTTATGTGCGCTAACTTTAATTGTGCGCTCGGCATTAAGTTCCAGAGTTATGGGATTATCTGGATTGTATATGGCATACTCACTGGTAGGCAATGAAGGATCGCTGCCATCGGTAGTATAGCGAATCTCGGCATCGGCTGGGTTAGAAAATCCCAAGCTTAGATTCTGCACGGTGGCATAAGTACCGGGATCTATACTGAATACAGGATCTTCAATTACAACCTGACCAGTAATGGTATATGTGGCATCAAAAACCGCACTGGGAATCCAGTTTTCTGCCCAAGCTTTTACCTTAATTGTAGTTTGACTATTTAAGGGCAAAGGAATTCCACTCATGTAGGGCGGAGATTCTTCAGTAGGCTCGCTGCCATCGGTAGTATAGCGCAATACTGCGCCTGAGGGAGTAGTATTTGTGGATATCGTTACTACTTGAGCGCCGGTGTAGGTACCAGATTCGGGCGTGAATAACTGAACATCATTGAAAGTAACCTGTCCCGTTACTTTATAGTTGCCCACATACACTTCGCTTGCTATCCAATCTTGTGCAAAAGCACGAGCACGAATGGTAACTTCACTATTCAAGCCGATCTGAATGGGCTCGGTGTAAATCGTGGAATTAGCGGTGGGATTTGTGCCATCTGTAGTGTAGCGGATGGTAGCTCCGGATGGAGTTACCATATTGTTGATGCTCACCGTCTGGGCTTCAGTGTACAATCCAGGAGCAGGTGAAAAGACCGGATCAGCAATAGCCGCATGAC includes:
- a CDS encoding chitobiase/beta-hexosaminidase C-terminal domain-containing protein; protein product: LNDVTVPAGAQIYYTTDGSEPNEGSLVYDGTPIQIEANAAMTIRARAYYQDWIPSVVHTGNYVVTGEAGIVGTVFTPEPGIYTTAQTVIISTNTYPLGAVVRYTVDGTEPGESSPIYAPNTPIELGLDSVTVIKAKVFAPGWINSPTYNAIYHITGQVSISAVNLTPTPGTYATAQNVFYSGVPEPNDATIRYTTNGDDPSESDPIFAANLTPPLNSTLNIKLRAFKDGWLPSTVISGYYNFTGQVTLPTDMFTLPAGTYTDTQWLSLNTDLEPSEATLRVTFDGSDPNEYSFEVTPSWGFPLHTGYTEVRVRGFLDGWMPSEIMSAEYNITGQVSIDAPVFSPAPGTYSQAQQIQVNDTNPADAVIHYTLDGTEPTEDSPIISNLLLEDLNTTYTLKIKAFKTDWIPSVTHTAVYVLTGHAAIADPVFSPAPGLYTEAQTVSINNMVTPSGATIRYTTDGTNPTANSTIYTEPIQIGLNSEVTIRARAFAQDWIASEVYVGNYKVTGQVTFNDVQLFTPESGTYTGAQVVTISTNTTPSGAVLRYTTDGSEPTEESPPYMSGIPLPLNSQTTIKVKAWAENWIPSAVFDATYTITGQVVIEDPVFSIDPGTYATVQNLSLGFSNPADAEIRYTTDGSDPSLPTSEYAIYNPDNPITLELNAERTIKVSAHKENWISSPVYTAVYNMTGTVVLADDMFSPAPNTYTTAQQISLLAPAIPNNALLRYTIDGSDPTEQSVAYTTPITVPTNSENFVLKVSGFSEGWIPSSVLTATYKVTGTLPEPEFNYPSGLYGNSGDTANGLQVTLSTDPDIGDVKIYYSTDGTDPTEASTLYTEAITVPELAQGFTIRAKAFKQDWIASGISERVYSFLLLPMNVRTVTYEGYVRVLWDNPNVRGLDGFNVYRKATNESSFSQLNSEIVPVSQTIGSDHYYDDYAISNNMSYQYYVTAVYDGMESEQSGVTSAEYQSSDLEITESSRVYPNPAENSTTFQVKLSRNDNVQITISIFDFAGKKIRTLTGSNLNTNLVEITWNLKNDSGLKVGRGTYFARIQASDSAKRTEKVIKISVK